The Desulfotignum phosphitoxidans DSM 13687 genomic sequence TGAAGGAGCCTGCACAGGAAACAGTGACGGATGCGTTTTCGTTTCGGCCAAAAGTTCTGGTGGTGGACGATGAAGAGCGGATACAGAAGGCCTGCCACCGGCTGCTGACCCAGGAAGGGTGTGAGGTGGCCCTGGCGGATAATGGTATCAAAGGGCTGAAAATGATCGAGGATGCCCATTTTGATATTGTGCTGCTGGGCCTGATGATGCCGGGCATGTCCGGCATGGACGTGCTGACCGGTATCAAGGCCCGCCATCCGGACACAGTTATCATTGTAATTACCGGATATGCCACCCTGGAGCATTCCATTGAAACCATGAAAAAAGGGGCGTTTGATTTTCTGTCCAAACCGTTTTCCCCCCAGGAACTGCGGGTGGTTATTTCCAAGGCCATTGAATTCATCCGAACCCTTCAGGACATTGCCAGCGAAAAAACACGGATGCGTGTCATGGTCAATACCTTAAAAGAAGGGGTGCTGACCACGGATCATCAAAAAAGCATTGTTCTGGCGAATCCGGCATTTTTGAACATGATCGGATCCAAAAATCGATCTTGCATCGGCCGGCATGTTAACGAGATTGTCTCGCATCCCCGGATTCTGGAAATGATTGATCAGGCCCTTGCCCAGACATCCGGACATTTTTCAGAAATTACTGACGAGTTGAACCAGATCTCGGAAGACAGCAAAGAAGAAAAAATTATTGGCATTCGCTGTTTTCCTTTCAGGGACCGGCTTGATCGGAACCTGGGGGCGGTAACAGTGTTCCATGACATCACCACGCTGAAAAAAATGGATCAGCTTAAATCCGATTTTGTTTCCATGGTGGCCCATGAAATCAAAAGTCCATTGAACTCTATTCTCATGCAGATGAAAGTGATTCTGGACGGTCTGGCCGGAGATTTGACGGAAAAACAGACTGAAATACTGAAACGCAGCGCCGACAAGATCACGTCTCTGGCCCAGCTGGCATCGGAACTTTTGGACCTGTCCAAAATAGAGTCCGGGCTCATCAACCAGGAAAGAGAAACCCTTGATCTGGGACAATTGATCAAGGATCAGGTGCAGTTCTTTCGGGATCAGGCGGATGGCAAATCTTTGAAATTGACCCAGAAACCCGGCCCGGACGGGCTGTCGGCCATAGTCAATCGCACCAATATCGAAGAAGTGGTGTCCAATTTGATTTCCAATGCCATCCGGTATACACCGCCCAATGGAAAAATTGATGTGTGGTGTGACCAAAGCAATGACTGTGTCAACATTCACGTGGCTGATACCGGTCTGGGAATTTCCCAAGAAGACAAACCACATATTTTTGACCGGTTTTACCGGGTGAAGAACGAGCAGACCCGTTTCATCAACGGCACCGGCTTAGGCCTGGCCATTGTCAAAAGTATTGTGGAATCCCACCATGGCACCATCCACGTGGAATCCGAACCCAACCAGGGCAGTCACTTCACCATTTGCCTGCCGAAACCGGAGTATGACCTATGAAAAAAAGCTGCGATATGTTTTCCATTGACAAGACCGTTGCCTTATTGGTGGACGTTCAGGGGAAACTGGCCCGGATGATGTGTGACAAAGAGACATTATTCGATTCTCTGGAAATTTTTATCAAAGGAATGAAAATTCTGGGGGTACCCATTCTCTGGATGGAACAGATTCCTTCAAAACTCGGACCGACTGTGGATGAAATCCAGCAGTTGATGGCAGAAGAGACTCCCATTGCAAAGGACAGTTTTTCCTGTTGTAACGAGCCGGGTTTCATGGAGAAATTTGAGGCTTTGTCCCGGAGCCAGGTACTGGTCACCGGCATTGAAACCCATATTTGTGTATTCCAGACAGCCCGGGATCTGGTTGTCAAAGGGTGTGACGTGCAGGTAGTATCGGACTGCGTGTCTTCCAGAACCCAGGAAAACAAAGCCGTGGGTCTTCAGCGGATTGTCCAGGCCGGGGCACAGATTACCTCGGTGGAGATGATATTTTTTGAATTACTGCAACGGGCCAAAGGCGACCATTTCAGGCAAATTATTTCTTTGATCAAATAATTGTGGCCCATACATAAAAATTATATTTGACAATAACGCATGTTTTGCCTATTTTTAAATGATTCATTTCATTTGCGTTGTTTTTGATACGGATGGATCATCGACCTGACAGTGGTTTTCACCTATTTTCAAGGAATATTTCATGGGGCGGGACGCAGGCGTTTCAAGACAGACCCGGGAGACAAAAATTGAAATCCACCTGAACCTGGACGGGTCCGGCCGGGCGGATATTTCATCAGGCATCCCTTTTTTCGATCACATACTGACCGCGTTTTGCGTGCACGGCCGGTTTGATTTGAAACTGATGGCCACCGGGGATCTGGACGTGGACCTGCACCACACTGTGGAAGATGTCGGACTGGTGCTGGGTCAGGCCCTGTCTGATGCGCTGGGAGACAAAACAGGCATTCAGCGGTTCGGTGACAGCTGTGTGCCCATGGATGAAGCCCTTTCCCGGGTGACCATCGATCTGTCCAACCGGCCGTATCTGGTCTACCATTTTCCAGATAACCTGAAATCAGGTACCGCGTTTGATGCACATCTGGCCAAAGAGTTTTTCCAGTCATTCTGTGTCAAAGGCGGGTTTAACCTGCATATCAACACGGATTACGGGGTGAATGAACATCATGTGCTGGAATCCATATTCAAGGCCATGGGCCGGGCCCTTCACCAGGCCACCCGGAAGACCGATTCCGCCGGCCGGCCCCTCTCCAGCAAAGGGATGCTCTAAACCTTATTCAGATACCAAAAAGGCAAGACTTATGCTCATCATACCCGCAGTTGATATTAAACAGGGAAAATGTGTCCGCCTGCGCCAGGGGCGCATGGAAGACGCGACTGAATATGCAGCCGATCCGGCGGTCATGGCAGTGAAATGGGAATCTTTAGGTGCGCAATGGATTCATGTGGTGGACCTGGACGGTGCGTTTGCCAAATCTGTCATGAATTTTGACAGTATCACTTCCATTCTGGATCATGTCACAGTCCCCATTCAGGTGGGCGGAGGCATCCGGGATATTTCCACCATTGAAAAATATTTGAAAGCCGGGGTTTCCAGAGTCATCATCGGCAGTGAAGCTGTGTACCGGCCGGAATTTGTCAGGGATGCCTGCAAGCGGTTCCCAGGAAAAATCGTAGTGGGGATCGATGCCAGAAACGGGATGGTGGCGGTGGAAGGCTGGAGCCGAACCTCTGAAACCCGGGCCGTGGATCTGGCCAAATCTTTTGAATCCTCGGGGGTGGCTGCCATCAATTTTACCGATATCCACAGAGACGGCATGCAGACCGGACCCAATATTCAGGAAACTGCAGCCCTGGCCCGGGCAATTTCCATCCCGGTGATCGCATCCGGGGGGGTGGCTACCCTGAAAGATATTGAAAACATCTGTGAGATTGCCCGGTTCGGAGTCACCGGTGTCATTACAGGACGAGCACTTTACGAGGGCAGCTTGGATCTGAAAGAAGCCATACAGATTTCAGCCCGGGCATAATCATGAATTCCGGTGATTGACAATTCAGGTTTTATACCTATTTTCAGGTTTTATAGCAACACTGTTTTTGACATTTTGGAGCCTTCCCTGAAGCGATGCTTATTCCTGAAGAAAAAATTTCAGAAATTCTACATTCATCCGACATTGTGGATATCGTATCAGAATCGGTGATTTTAAAAAAATCCGGCCAGAACTATTTCGGGCTGTGCCCGTTTCATTCCGAGAAAACCCCGTCGTTTTCCGTGAACCCGGCCAAACAGATTTTTCACTGTTTCGGATGCGGTGCCGGAGGGAACAGTCTGTCTTTTGTGATGAAATATCACGGACTGTCTTTTCCGGAAGCCGCCAAAATGCTGGCCAGAAAATACAATATCGTGATCGATACTCAACATCTGGATCCGGCCAGAAAAAAACAACTGGCATTGAAGGAAACCCTGTTCCGCATCAATCAAAAGGTAATGGCCCATTATGAAGCACGCCTGCGCCAGGCACCTCCCGGTCAAGCCGCCCGGCAGTACCTGGAAAACAGAGGTATCACGCCAGCCACGCTGGATGAATTTCATCTGGGGTTTTCCGTGGATCAATGGGAAGATGTGGTCGGTTTTCTGAAACAAGCACGCATCTCCCGGCAGGCAGCACTGAATTCTGGGCTGGTGGTTCCTCGAAAGAATCAATCCGGATTTTATGATCGGTTCCGCAACCGGATCATGTTTCCCATTTTTGATATCAACATGCAGGTGGCGGGGTTCGGGGGCCGGGTCATGGACGATCAAATGCCCAAATATATGAATTCACCCGAAACCCCGGTGTACAGCAAAACCCGGATCCTGTACGGACTGCATGCCGCCAAAACCCACTGCCGCAATGCAAAGGTCGTGCATATTGTGGAAGGCTATTTTGATTTTCTCACGTTATTCCAGAACGGAATCAAAAACACGGTGGCCACCCTGGGCACCGCCTTGACTGCTGAACATGTGCGGATTCTCAAGGGATATGCCCCTGCCATGGTGCTGGTTTTCGACTCGGATGCCGCAGGGATCCATGCGGCCCGGCGCAGCATCAAAACCTTTCTGAACGAAGGCGTGGACACCCGGATCCTGATTTTGCCCACAGGGGATGATCCGGATGCCTTTGTATTGAAACACGGTCCGGATGCGTTTCTGGACCTGGCGGCCCGGGCCCGGTCGGTGATGCCGTTTTTGCGGCAGGTGGCCATGGATACCCATGGATCTTCCGTGGCGGGACGGGCACGGGTTCTGGCTGATTTGATGCCGTATATAGCCGATATTCAGGACAGTGCGCTTCGGTCTTTGCATGTCAACGAACTGGCGGAAACCCTGAATATTGATGAAGCGGCTGTACTGGAAAAAGTCCGGGAACAGGTGATCAAAAGCAAGACAACGCTGGATCGGCATCCGGATATGGAGCTATCAGATCCTGAGCTGGCTTCAGATCCCCGGGAGCGGCAGCTGCTGTCTCTGATGCTTCAGTGGCCCCAAATTATTTCAGACGTGGTGAAATCCGGGGTACTGGATCATTTTTATTCTCAACAGCTGTGCCGGATCGGCCGCATCATGGTTCAGGCCGATCCGGCCCCGGATGCGTTCGTCACCCGGATCATGACCCGAATGGAAACAGATGCGGATCGGGAGCTGATAGCCTCTTTGGCCATGACTGACGGAATGGATGATAATACGGATCTCAAAGATGCCGCTGCAGCTATTATTCAGCGGATTATCCGGATCAGAAAGAAAAAAGACAGTGGATTGACAGAAAAAATCAAACGTGCGGAAAAAGGCTGTGACACCGACTTGATGGAGTTATTGAAATTAAAACAGCAGGAAATCCGACAATTACATAATGGTCAATAACGTTTAGCCTTAGGGAGGCGTTTTATGGCAGATAAATCAATATCATCCGAAGAGAGCGGGATGATCGGCAAAGCGGAAATGGAAAAACTCATTGAAAAAGGGAAAAAAGCCGGCACACTCTCTTTTACAGAAATCAATGATGCCATCTCCGGTAATTTAAAGACCCCGGAACAAATTGAGGATATTGTGGATCAATTCAAGGAACTGGGCATCACCCTGGTGGATCTTGATCCTCCGAAAAACAAACCTGCCGGTACCCGGTCATCGGATCGGACCGGGGTGAAAGCCAAGGGGAAAAAGGAAAAACTCCGGCCGGAATTGAAACACCGGAAAAAGCCGGCAGGAGATAAAAAAGATCCCTTTGCCTCAGTCCGGGAACGGGCGGATCTGGAGTTTGGTGCAGTCACGGACCCGGTCAAGATGTATCTCAAAGAGATGGGCATGGTCACGCTTTTGAGTCGGGAAGGTGAAATTGAAATTGCCAAAAAAATCGAGGTGGGTGAACGGGATGTATTGCGGGCCATGCTGGATTGTCCCATCTCTTTGAACACCATTTTTTTGTACGGAAAAAAAATGGAACGGCGGTCTATGCGTCCCAAACATGTCTTAAGGGATGTGGATGAAGGGGATGGGGTGGTGGATGAAACCTCAAAACAGGAAAAATTTCTGGAATCTCTGGCAGTTATCAAACAAATTCATGAGTCCAGTCAAGACAGACGAGATCAGCTTTACGGGCTGAGAAAATCCACCAAAAAATATCAGACATTGCATCAGGAAATCAACGAAGGCACAGAACAGATCTTTGAAGAACTCAAACGCTGGCGGTTTGAATCCAATGTCATGGACACCATTGAAAAAAGCATCCGCAATACCATTGTCTGGTTCGATACTGTGGATAAACTGCTGGAAAATTGTGCCAGAACGTTCAATGTGATGAAAGACACCATGCTCAAACAGGCATCAGACCCGGAAAAATTTGTCCAGTGGGTCACCGCCCGAGCTGATATGAGTCCGGAACGGGCACTGCTGCTTCATCAGGATATTCAGGCGGTCATGGATCAGGTGGCATCCAAAAAAGCGTTGATCAAGGGAGATGCCGATGATTTGCGTGCCATTACCCAGGGCATTGACAAAGGGCGGAGAAATGCGGATTTTGCCAAACGGGAACTGGTGCGGGCCAATTTGCGCCTGGTGGTGAGTATTGCCAAAAAATACACCAACCGGGGATTGCAGTTCCTGGACCTGATCCAGGAAGGCAACATCGGGTTGATGAAAGCAGTGGACAAATTTGAATACCGCCGGGGATACAAGTTTTCCACCTATGCCACCTGGTGGATCCGTCAGGCCATCACAAGGGCCATTGCCGACCAGGCCAGAACCATCCGGATCCCGGTGCACATGATCGAGACCATCAACAAATTGATCCGTACCTCCAGGTATCTGGTGCAGGAAATGGGTAAGGAGCCGTCTCCGGAAGAAATTGCCGAAAAAATGGAAATTCCCATTGACAAGGTGAGACGGGTGTTAAAAATCGCCAAAGAACCCATTTCTCTGGAAACACCCATCGGAGAGGAAGAGGACAGCCATCTGGGAGATTTTATCGAAGACAAGAAATTTTCCATTCCATCCGAAGCGGCCATTGATTTCAGTCTGGCGGAACAGACCAGAAAAATTTTGGCCACGCTCACGCCCAGGGAGGAAAAAGTGCTGCGCATGCGTTTTGGCATCGGGGAAAAATCAGATCATACCCTGGAGGAAGTGGGCCGGGATTTTACCGTGACCCGGGAAAGAATCCGGCAAATTGAGGCCAAGGCATTGAGAAAACTGCGGCATCCCACCCGGAGCAAGAAATTGAAGACCTTTATAGAAAATTAAATATTGACTTGTGCAACGGTTTACTATAGATATTTAAAGTTTGTTTGTTTGCCATGGGGAATGGGCCTATAGCTCAGTTTGGCAGAGCCACCGGCTCATAACCGGTCGGTCCCTGGTTCGAATCCAGGTGGGCCCACCAGACACATCCGGCAGTCAGACATAAAGCAGCGCTAAAAAATAACAAATTGTGGTATGAACCGTATGGATGAACAATCAAACACAAATGAGATAAGCAAAGGGGGGCAGGTCCAGCATGACATGCCTGTTGAAAAGACAACCCGGGCAAGACAAATCCAAAGCGTGGCAACCAGCCACGCTTTTTTTGTTTTAAGGCCGTTGAATTCATGAATCCCACTGTCAAACAACTCCTGTCGCTGATCGGCACAGACATTGCCCCCTGGCACCTGGCAGAATCCTGGGACAATTGCGGGCTGTGTGCCGGAAATCCCGAATGGCCGGTTCAAAAAGTGCTGGTCGGGCTTGATCCGGGCATGCCGGTACTCCAGGCGGCTCAACAATGGCAGGCAGATATGATTTTGACCCATCATCCATTGTTCATCACACCGGAAAAAACCATTGATTTCAGCGTGATGCCCGGTTTGGCCATTGCGCTGGCCGCCACCCGGAAAATGGCGATCGTCTGTGCGCATACCAACCTGGACAAGGCAGAAAACGGGCTGAATGATTATCTGGCCGACCGATTGAACATCACGGTTACCCGAGCACTGGAAGCAGATAGTCCGGAACTTTCTCCTTCAGCTGCCCTGACTGGCCTGGGGCGGATCGGAACACTACCGGCACCGGTTTCTTTGACCCGGGTGGCAGATCAAATCAAATCGCAGTTAAACGTGCAACCGGTCCGGGTGGTGGGGGATCCCGATCTTGTTATCCATGATATTGCAGTGTGTTCCGGTTCCGGCGGCGGTTTAATTCCCGCATTTCTGACATCCGGTGCCTCCGTGTATGTGACCGGAGATATCAAGTACCATGAAGCCCGTCTGATCGAATCCCATGGCAAGGCATTGATTGATGTGGGACATTTTGCTTCAGAAATCATTGCAAAGGACCTGTTGACCCGCCGATTGAATCAGGCGGTTTCCCGGGCTGGGTTTTCTCTGGAAATCCGGGCATTTGCCGGGGAAACAGATCCATTTGTATCCATATAAGGACGTTTTATGAATCAGACATTGAAAAAAGAGATTGACACCTTGGTCCAGCTTCAAAAAATTGAGTTGGAAATGAACCAGCTGCGGCAAGCCGTGGAAAAAGTGGAAAATGAAAAAAAGGACCTGGCCGTCAGGCTGACTGCATTTGAATCCGCCCTGGATGCTGAAAAGCAGGCGCTGGAACAGATTCAGCAACAATGCACAGACCTGGAAAAAGAAATTCAGGTGGTGAATGACCGGATCATTAAAAGTAACGAAACCTTGAGAATGGTCAAAACCAACAAGGAATACCAGGTGCTGCTCCGGGAAGTGGATGACAACAAAAAGCGAAAAAACAGCCTGGAGGATCACGTGTTGACCTTGTATGAACAGCGGGAAGCCGCGGAAGTCCAAGTCAATGAGTCCCAGGCTCAGTTTTTACAGCTAAAAGAACAGGTTCAAGCGGAACAGGCGAAAATTGATGAGCAAACTTTAGGAGACAAGGAACGGCTTTCCGAACTTGAAGAACAGCAGCAATCCATCGGCAAGTCTCTGGATCCAGTGCTGCTGACCCGGTTCCGGCGAATTGCCAAAATGAATCAGGGACAGGCAGTGGCCCGCGTCAGCAATGAGACCTGCATGGGATGCTTCATGAATGTGCCGCCCCAGCTGTGTATTGAGGTGCAACGGGGAAACCAGATGATCTCCTGCCCCCAGTGCAGTCGTATACTTTACCATATTGATGAATGATGAGACGTTTCGGTCTGACCGGACCAGATGATCGCCGGGTCGACCCAGTCGACCGGGAGGAAAGTCCGAACACCACAGGACAGGACGCTCCATAACGTGGAGTCACGGTGACGTGAAGGAAAGTGCAACAGAGAGCAGACCGCCGGCAGCCCCTGGCTGTCGGTAAGGGTGAAACGGTGCGGTAAGAGCGCACCAGTTTTCCGGGTGACCGGAAAAGCTTGGTAAACCCCGTCCGGTGCAAGACCAAATAGGGAAACGCTTGAGGGCGGTCCGTCCGAAGTTTCCGGGTAGGTTGCTTGAGGGGTACGGCAACGTACACCTTAGATGAATGATCGTTGACCGGGTTTCGGGCAACCGGATCCGGTAACAGAATTCGGCTTACGGGCCGGTCAGGCCGAAACTTTTCAAAACCAGAAAACTGAAACTGCCAAAATTGTGTAAACCATGATGGATACCTGTGATATTACCTTTCTGGAAAAAGCCAATATTTTTTCATTTGATTTTCTCAAATGCATCCGATTCATTGACTCCATTGAAGATGACACCTATCTGTTCACCAAAAAATTGTATTCCAAACTGATCACCAACTCCCATATTCTGGAAGATTTTTTGGATTTTCACGGGGCAAAAAAAAATTCAGAATGGCTGTATTACCGGGAATTGTGCGCCCTGGTCCGGCATTTGTCTCTGGCCTGCTATTCCCAGCGGCATATTCTGAACCGCCTGTCTTTTTACCGGCTGGGCAGCCATCCTTTGGACCTGTTCAAACAGGAAGCCACCGATACCCTCCAGATTCTTCAGGATTCCTTGAAACTGACGGCTCCGGTGATTCTGGCTGAAGCCCGTCGGCTGGACATCACCATCCCCGGTTCCCGGTACAGCCTGAATTTGTTTCCCGGAATCACCTCCACCCAGCACCTGAATCACAATATTGATGATTTTACGGCCAAGGACAATCAGAAAAATAATCTGACCCGAATTTCCAGTGAATTTCTGGATGTGATCAAGGCGTTTGATCAGCTGTCGTTTTATGAACGATATGATTTAAAAGATATTCATAAACTGGTACCCGAAAAAATCAACGAGGTCATTATCCGCAGCTTTGAAATGCGGATACACAATATCCAGTCTTCTTTTGATTCCTATGTGGTGAAAACCCCGTGCGAGCAAGAAAATATTCTTCTGGAACAGCTGCGCAGTCATTTTTCCATTGTGTTTCACATCCTTCAGGTGATGGGACGTCTGTTGCATTTTTATGAACGCCATCTGTATGACGTCGGGTTCAAGGATGTGTACATGCGGGTGAGACAGTCTCTGGCCGAACTGATCGATCCGGATGTACTGC encodes the following:
- the hisA gene encoding 1-(5-phosphoribosyl)-5-[(5-phosphoribosylamino)methylideneamino]imidazole-4-carboxamide isomerase, producing the protein MLIIPAVDIKQGKCVRLRQGRMEDATEYAADPAVMAVKWESLGAQWIHVVDLDGAFAKSVMNFDSITSILDHVTVPIQVGGGIRDISTIEKYLKAGVSRVIIGSEAVYRPEFVRDACKRFPGKIVVGIDARNGMVAVEGWSRTSETRAVDLAKSFESSGVAAINFTDIHRDGMQTGPNIQETAALARAISIPVIASGGVATLKDIENICEIARFGVTGVITGRALYEGSLDLKEAIQISARA
- the dnaG gene encoding DNA primase, whose translation is MLIPEEKISEILHSSDIVDIVSESVILKKSGQNYFGLCPFHSEKTPSFSVNPAKQIFHCFGCGAGGNSLSFVMKYHGLSFPEAAKMLARKYNIVIDTQHLDPARKKQLALKETLFRINQKVMAHYEARLRQAPPGQAARQYLENRGITPATLDEFHLGFSVDQWEDVVGFLKQARISRQAALNSGLVVPRKNQSGFYDRFRNRIMFPIFDINMQVAGFGGRVMDDQMPKYMNSPETPVYSKTRILYGLHAAKTHCRNAKVVHIVEGYFDFLTLFQNGIKNTVATLGTALTAEHVRILKGYAPAMVLVFDSDAAGIHAARRSIKTFLNEGVDTRILILPTGDDPDAFVLKHGPDAFLDLAARARSVMPFLRQVAMDTHGSSVAGRARVLADLMPYIADIQDSALRSLHVNELAETLNIDEAAVLEKVREQVIKSKTTLDRHPDMELSDPELASDPRERQLLSLMLQWPQIISDVVKSGVLDHFYSQQLCRIGRIMVQADPAPDAFVTRIMTRMETDADRELIASLAMTDGMDDNTDLKDAAAAIIQRIIRIRKKKDSGLTEKIKRAEKGCDTDLMELLKLKQQEIRQLHNGQ
- the hisB gene encoding imidazoleglycerol-phosphate dehydratase HisB translates to MGRDAGVSRQTRETKIEIHLNLDGSGRADISSGIPFFDHILTAFCVHGRFDLKLMATGDLDVDLHHTVEDVGLVLGQALSDALGDKTGIQRFGDSCVPMDEALSRVTIDLSNRPYLVYHFPDNLKSGTAFDAHLAKEFFQSFCVKGGFNLHINTDYGVNEHHVLESIFKAMGRALHQATRKTDSAGRPLSSKGML
- a CDS encoding hybrid sensor histidine kinase/response regulator, which produces MSDTDMEAVEKKQMKEPAQETVTDAFSFRPKVLVVDDEERIQKACHRLLTQEGCEVALADNGIKGLKMIEDAHFDIVLLGLMMPGMSGMDVLTGIKARHPDTVIIVITGYATLEHSIETMKKGAFDFLSKPFSPQELRVVISKAIEFIRTLQDIASEKTRMRVMVNTLKEGVLTTDHQKSIVLANPAFLNMIGSKNRSCIGRHVNEIVSHPRILEMIDQALAQTSGHFSEITDELNQISEDSKEEKIIGIRCFPFRDRLDRNLGAVTVFHDITTLKKMDQLKSDFVSMVAHEIKSPLNSILMQMKVILDGLAGDLTEKQTEILKRSADKITSLAQLASELLDLSKIESGLINQERETLDLGQLIKDQVQFFRDQADGKSLKLTQKPGPDGLSAIVNRTNIEEVVSNLISNAIRYTPPNGKIDVWCDQSNDCVNIHVADTGLGISQEDKPHIFDRFYRVKNEQTRFINGTGLGLAIVKSIVESHHGTIHVESEPNQGSHFTICLPKPEYDL
- a CDS encoding HPr family phosphocarrier protein codes for the protein MMDTCDITFLEKANIFSFDFLKCIRFIDSIEDDTYLFTKKLYSKLITNSHILEDFLDFHGAKKNSEWLYYRELCALVRHLSLACYSQRHILNRLSFYRLGSHPLDLFKQEATDTLQILQDSLKLTAPVILAEARRLDITIPGSRYSLNLFPGITSTQHLNHNIDDFTAKDNQKNNLTRISSEFLDVIKAFDQLSFYERYDLKDIHKLVPEKINEVIIRSFEMRIHNIQSSFDSYVVKTPCEQENILLEQLRSHFSIVFHILQVMGRLLHFYERHLYDVGFKDVYMRVRQSLAELIDPDVLLDRAVNFCLFYAWKFLSSGKQVASQIMNQNMETGSIEVSIPMDRGFHSRPSLLVAKIVQHYGGEVVLHVGEDRFDASSVLDIQWAGGKIKKENYQTVMFSGDSRALNDLVVLADVNYGEDHMGKGIPLPKQLSYLS
- a CDS encoding zinc ribbon domain-containing protein gives rise to the protein MNQTLKKEIDTLVQLQKIELEMNQLRQAVEKVENEKKDLAVRLTAFESALDAEKQALEQIQQQCTDLEKEIQVVNDRIIKSNETLRMVKTNKEYQVLLREVDDNKKRKNSLEDHVLTLYEQREAAEVQVNESQAQFLQLKEQVQAEQAKIDEQTLGDKERLSELEEQQQSIGKSLDPVLLTRFRRIAKMNQGQAVARVSNETCMGCFMNVPPQLCIEVQRGNQMISCPQCSRILYHIDE
- a CDS encoding isochorismatase family protein, producing the protein MKKSCDMFSIDKTVALLVDVQGKLARMMCDKETLFDSLEIFIKGMKILGVPILWMEQIPSKLGPTVDEIQQLMAEETPIAKDSFSCCNEPGFMEKFEALSRSQVLVTGIETHICVFQTARDLVVKGCDVQVVSDCVSSRTQENKAVGLQRIVQAGAQITSVEMIFFELLQRAKGDHFRQIISLIK
- a CDS encoding Nif3-like dinuclear metal center hexameric protein, with the protein product MNPTVKQLLSLIGTDIAPWHLAESWDNCGLCAGNPEWPVQKVLVGLDPGMPVLQAAQQWQADMILTHHPLFITPEKTIDFSVMPGLAIALAATRKMAIVCAHTNLDKAENGLNDYLADRLNITVTRALEADSPELSPSAALTGLGRIGTLPAPVSLTRVADQIKSQLNVQPVRVVGDPDLVIHDIAVCSGSGGGLIPAFLTSGASVYVTGDIKYHEARLIESHGKALIDVGHFASEIIAKDLLTRRLNQAVSRAGFSLEIRAFAGETDPFVSI
- the rpoD gene encoding RNA polymerase sigma factor RpoD, with amino-acid sequence MADKSISSEESGMIGKAEMEKLIEKGKKAGTLSFTEINDAISGNLKTPEQIEDIVDQFKELGITLVDLDPPKNKPAGTRSSDRTGVKAKGKKEKLRPELKHRKKPAGDKKDPFASVRERADLEFGAVTDPVKMYLKEMGMVTLLSREGEIEIAKKIEVGERDVLRAMLDCPISLNTIFLYGKKMERRSMRPKHVLRDVDEGDGVVDETSKQEKFLESLAVIKQIHESSQDRRDQLYGLRKSTKKYQTLHQEINEGTEQIFEELKRWRFESNVMDTIEKSIRNTIVWFDTVDKLLENCARTFNVMKDTMLKQASDPEKFVQWVTARADMSPERALLLHQDIQAVMDQVASKKALIKGDADDLRAITQGIDKGRRNADFAKRELVRANLRLVVSIAKKYTNRGLQFLDLIQEGNIGLMKAVDKFEYRRGYKFSTYATWWIRQAITRAIADQARTIRIPVHMIETINKLIRTSRYLVQEMGKEPSPEEIAEKMEIPIDKVRRVLKIAKEPISLETPIGEEEDSHLGDFIEDKKFSIPSEAAIDFSLAEQTRKILATLTPREEKVLRMRFGIGEKSDHTLEEVGRDFTVTRERIRQIEAKALRKLRHPTRSKKLKTFIEN